A genomic region of Runella rosea contains the following coding sequences:
- a CDS encoding NAD(P)/FAD-dependent oxidoreductase, protein MQQTLQLTLPPETAMDETAFRQYIVQTLHLQHTDTLTVRKTRQSIDARSRQIKVNVQAEIYADETPPPAIAYQKDYPDVSQKPPVVIVGCGPAGMFAALRLVELGYKPVLLERGKDVRARRRDLAAINKDHIVHPDSNYCFGEGGAGTYSDGKLYTRSSKRGDIRRILEIFVVHGAAEEILYDAHPHIGTNKLPPLIADMRQSILNAGGEVHFETKVTDFIFAASSTSANQQAEIKGVVTADRREFTGIGVILATGHSARDIFELCQVKNVLIEAKPFAVGVRIEHSQKLIDSLQYHRPDRGAYLPAASYSLVTQSQHKNVQRGVFSFCMCPGGFIVPAATSPGELVVNGMSPSRRDSRFANSGMVVSIEDVDLKPYQAFGALAGLEFQRAIEQRACALTGGGQTAPAQRVLDFVKGKTSPELLDTSYQPGLLSMDLREYLPDHIAEPLRQGLQDFGRKMNGYVSNEAQLIGVESRTSSPVRIPRHRDTAEHLQTHRLYPCGEGAGYAGGIMSAALDGTFVAEQLVSKYGR, encoded by the coding sequence ATGCAACAGACACTCCAATTAACACTGCCGCCCGAGACGGCGATGGACGAAACGGCTTTTCGTCAATACATTGTTCAAACCCTTCATCTTCAGCATACAGATACCCTGACGGTTCGAAAAACCCGCCAATCCATTGATGCACGTTCGCGTCAAATCAAGGTAAATGTACAGGCAGAAATCTACGCCGACGAGACACCGCCGCCCGCCATTGCCTACCAAAAAGACTACCCTGATGTTTCCCAAAAGCCGCCTGTTGTGATTGTGGGCTGTGGCCCAGCGGGAATGTTTGCGGCACTGCGTTTGGTGGAGTTGGGTTACAAACCTGTATTGCTCGAAAGGGGCAAAGATGTTCGCGCCCGGCGGCGCGATTTGGCCGCTATCAACAAAGACCACATCGTACATCCTGATTCAAATTATTGCTTCGGTGAAGGAGGAGCAGGGACGTACTCGGATGGGAAATTATACACGCGCTCCAGTAAGCGTGGCGATATTAGGCGCATTCTGGAAATTTTTGTTGTGCATGGCGCGGCCGAAGAAATCTTGTATGATGCCCACCCGCACATTGGAACCAATAAACTTCCCCCACTTATCGCCGATATGCGTCAAAGTATTTTGAACGCGGGTGGTGAAGTACATTTTGAAACCAAAGTCACCGATTTTATTTTTGCCGCCTCGTCTACGAGTGCTAATCAACAGGCTGAAATAAAAGGCGTTGTCACTGCCGATAGACGAGAATTTACGGGCATTGGGGTGATTTTGGCCACGGGCCATTCGGCCCGGGATATTTTCGAATTGTGTCAGGTCAAAAATGTGTTGATTGAAGCCAAGCCCTTCGCGGTGGGGGTGCGCATTGAACATTCCCAAAAATTAATTGATTCGCTTCAATACCATCGCCCCGACCGTGGAGCGTATCTGCCCGCAGCCTCTTACAGTTTGGTGACGCAGTCGCAACATAAAAATGTACAGCGCGGCGTTTTTTCCTTTTGCATGTGTCCTGGAGGGTTTATTGTTCCAGCGGCTACGTCGCCTGGCGAATTGGTGGTCAATGGCATGTCGCCGTCGCGCCGTGATTCGCGTTTTGCCAATTCTGGCATGGTTGTGAGCATCGAAGACGTAGATTTGAAGCCGTATCAGGCTTTTGGGGCGTTGGCAGGATTGGAGTTCCAAAGAGCGATTGAACAAAGGGCCTGTGCGCTTACGGGCGGCGGACAAACCGCGCCGGCTCAGCGCGTGCTGGATTTTGTCAAAGGGAAAACATCACCTGAACTCTTGGATACGTCCTATCAACCGGGGCTTCTGTCAATGGATTTGCGAGAATACCTGCCCGACCACATTGCGGAGCCGCTCCGACAAGGATTGCAGGATTTTGGCCGAAAAATGAACGGTTACGTTTCCAACGAAGCCCAACTCATTGGGGTTGAAAGTCGCACGTCGTCGCCGGTACGGATTCCCCGTCACCGTGATACTGCCGAGCACCTTCAGACCCATCGATTGTACCCCTGTGGCGAGGGAGCTGGATATGCAGGCGGGATTATGTCGGCCGCGTTGGATGGGACTTTTGTGGCCGAACAACTGGTTAGCAAATACGGGAGATAA
- a CDS encoding ester cyclase has protein sequence METTKTAESITDLTRKGTCIEFFSAYQELDTERMISLATPDATVWFEPLGEGGKGLFQEFGKNVWSLLIDCFPDLDNTVDSMYSEDDLITCKVAIFGTQEKDFLGLPSKGLKFNSDHIFVFRFDENDKIIDLKINWNHEGFVAQLTGV, from the coding sequence ATGGAAACAACAAAAACCGCCGAATCTATCACCGACCTTACGCGCAAAGGCACCTGCATTGAATTTTTTTCGGCCTATCAAGAGCTGGATACCGAACGAATGATTAGCCTCGCTACTCCCGACGCTACCGTGTGGTTTGAACCGCTGGGTGAAGGTGGAAAAGGACTTTTTCAAGAATTTGGCAAAAACGTATGGAGTTTGCTGATTGACTGTTTCCCCGATTTAGACAACACCGTCGACAGCATGTATTCGGAAGATGATCTGATTACTTGTAAAGTAGCGATTTTTGGCACGCAGGAAAAAGATTTCTTGGGGCTGCCAAGCAAAGGATTGAAGTTCAATAGCGACCATATCTTCGTGTTTCGTTTTGATGAAAATGACAAAATCATCGACCTGAAAATCAACTGGAACCACGAAGGTTTTGTGGCGCAATTGACGGGCGTGTAA
- a CDS encoding NUDIX hydrolase, which produces MPFNDFIHALDAQLRQPLPGQEAHVKMASATRLRLKVQPNEKTRRSAVLILFYPHREHILLPLILRPKYDGVHAGQMAFPGGRYEKTDENLIRTALREAQEEIGIKASDVQILGKLTELFIPPSNFYVLPVVGKLAYKPDFYPDPREVEAVLEVNLNELLDETIVGFTELDVRGVTIEAPFYDIQGHKVWGATAMMISELLTVIRQ; this is translated from the coding sequence ATGCCTTTTAACGATTTTATCCATGCGCTTGATGCCCAACTCCGACAACCGTTGCCGGGGCAGGAGGCACATGTTAAAATGGCATCAGCTACGCGACTACGACTCAAGGTTCAGCCCAATGAAAAAACGCGTCGCTCCGCCGTGTTGATTTTGTTTTACCCGCATCGTGAGCATATTCTGCTTCCTCTCATTTTACGCCCTAAATACGACGGTGTTCACGCTGGACAAATGGCTTTTCCAGGCGGACGTTATGAAAAAACGGATGAAAATCTTATCCGAACCGCCCTGCGCGAGGCCCAAGAAGAAATTGGGATAAAAGCATCGGACGTGCAGATATTGGGAAAACTCACCGAATTGTTTATTCCTCCCAGCAATTTTTACGTGCTGCCTGTGGTAGGTAAGTTGGCTTACAAGCCCGATTTTTACCCCGACCCCCGCGAAGTCGAGGCCGTTTTGGAGGTAAATTTGAATGAACTTCTGGACGAGACCATCGTTGGCTTTACCGAACTTGACGTGCGCGGAGTCACCATTGAGGCGCCTTTCTACGATATTCAGGGGCACAAAGTGTGGGGCGCTACCGCCATGATGATCAGTGAACTCCTGACGGTGATTCGTCAATAA
- a CDS encoding RMD1 family protein: MKVEAFQIAEEIDLKKFRAEYTTLPVIANSSELLYRHNENQFFYLLSYGVVAFAGVDNLAESALLKFIRTYAKDHVTEDYREDVTVNVKPDSGVIFDYNSITIPELSPNALRLIMLNISQSVALDYYEALSDEILKNTKKMTRQLEQTGRLRGSQKELMQFIGKTLSIKNSIVDDLYIFDAPDSAWENELLGRIDDAIKRTLDLRMRYRDIDYKLKIVHENLTVFTDILQNRESTRLEWIIIILIMIEVVHLFWK; this comes from the coding sequence ATGAAAGTTGAAGCCTTCCAGATTGCCGAAGAAATTGATTTGAAGAAATTTCGCGCCGAGTATACTACGCTTCCTGTGATTGCCAACAGTTCAGAATTATTGTATCGGCACAACGAAAATCAGTTTTTTTACCTACTCAGCTACGGAGTGGTTGCATTTGCGGGCGTAGATAATTTAGCGGAAAGTGCCCTGCTCAAATTTATTCGCACCTACGCCAAAGACCACGTAACAGAAGATTATCGCGAAGATGTTACGGTGAACGTTAAGCCCGATTCAGGGGTGATTTTTGACTATAATTCCATTACGATTCCCGAACTATCTCCAAATGCCCTACGGCTGATTATGCTCAATATTTCCCAGTCGGTAGCCTTGGATTATTATGAGGCGTTAAGTGACGAAATTTTGAAAAATACCAAAAAAATGACTCGTCAGTTGGAGCAAACAGGCCGTTTGAGGGGTTCTCAGAAGGAACTGATGCAGTTTATTGGAAAGACACTCAGTATCAAAAACAGCATTGTAGATGACCTTTACATTTTTGATGCCCCTGACAGCGCTTGGGAAAATGAATTATTGGGACGCATCGACGACGCTATCAAACGTACGCTTGACCTTCGAATGCGCTACCGTGATATTGATTATAAACTGAAAATTGTCCACGAAAACTTGACGGTTTTTACTGATATTCTGCAAAATAGAGAAAGTACGCGTTTGGAGTGGATCATTATTATCTTGATTATGATTGAGGTTGTACATCTTTTTTGGAAGTAG
- a CDS encoding DUF6597 domain-containing transcriptional factor — MLYRKFVPPIHLRPFVECFFLWENSLLLSKSLPIESPPTGFASMVFNYGTPYRVTSQKLNGGLVPKNFLTGQATKSYQLQLSGKIGMVGIVFRPAGLNTLFGLPMYEFSDERTNLRDVLGRCLDEWSDKIEEAASPTERIGLLEQFLNLQLLRKNPELDRIDYTANLIVEQRGVVNISDMMNELFVCRRQFERKFLQKVGVSPKYYARIRRIGSLCSELAQKRWQVADWQDIIYKNGYYDQSHFIKEFTEFTGKSPSFYVKNNVELANYLK, encoded by the coding sequence ATGCTTTACCGAAAGTTCGTCCCGCCTATTCACCTACGCCCTTTTGTAGAATGTTTTTTCCTGTGGGAAAATAGTTTATTGCTGTCAAAATCCTTGCCCATTGAGTCGCCCCCGACGGGCTTTGCCTCAATGGTGTTCAACTACGGTACACCGTATCGAGTAACTTCCCAAAAACTAAACGGAGGCTTGGTTCCCAAAAATTTCTTAACAGGCCAAGCAACCAAAAGCTATCAACTTCAACTTTCGGGTAAAATAGGCATGGTAGGAATCGTATTTCGGCCTGCGGGCTTAAATACGCTGTTTGGATTGCCGATGTACGAGTTTTCTGACGAGCGCACAAACCTCCGTGATGTGCTAGGGCGTTGTTTGGACGAATGGTCCGACAAAATAGAAGAGGCCGCTTCTCCCACCGAACGCATTGGCTTGCTGGAACAGTTTTTAAATCTTCAGTTATTACGTAAAAATCCGGAACTCGACCGCATAGATTACACTGCCAACCTGATAGTAGAACAGCGGGGAGTGGTCAATATCAGCGATATGATGAACGAGCTTTTTGTTTGTCGTCGGCAGTTTGAACGCAAGTTTTTACAGAAAGTGGGGGTAAGTCCCAAGTATTACGCCCGCATTCGTCGGATAGGCAGTTTATGCAGTGAGTTGGCCCAGAAACGCTGGCAGGTGGCTGATTGGCAAGATATTATCTACAAAAATGGATACTACGACCAATCTCACTTCATCAAAGAGTTTACGGAATTTACAGGAAAAAGTCCTTCGTTTTACGTGAAAAACAATGTTGAATTGGCCAATTATTTGAAATAA